Proteins encoded within one genomic window of Glandiceps talaboti chromosome 3, keGlaTala1.1, whole genome shotgun sequence:
- the LOC144453929 gene encoding tubulin alpha-1A chain-like codes for MRECISIHIGQAGVQIGNACWELYCLEHGIQPDGQMPSDKTIGGGDDSFNTFFSETGAGKHVPRAVFVDLEPTVIDEVRTGTYRQLFHPEQLITGKEDAANNYARGHYTIGKELIDLVLDRVRKLADQCTGLQGFLLFHSFGGGTGSGFSSLLMERLSVDYGKKSKLEFAVYPAPQVSTAVVEPYNSILTTHTTLEHSDCAFMVDNEAIYDICRRNLDIERPTYTNLNRLIGQIVSSITASLRFDGALNVDLTEFQTNLVPYPRIHFPLATYAPVISAEKAYHEQLTVAEITNACFEPANQMVKCDPRHGKYMACCMLYRGDVVPKDVNAAIATIKTKRTIQFVDWCPTGFKVGINYQPPTVVPGGDLAKVQRAVCMLSNTTAIAEAWARLDHKFDLMYAKRAFVHWYVGEGMEEGEFSEAREDLAALEKDYEEVGVDSVEGEGEEEGEEY; via the exons ATG CGTGAATGTATCTCCATCCACATTGGTCAAGCCGGTGTACAGATCGGTAATGCTTGTTGGGAGTTGTACTGTCTGGAGCACGGTATCCAACCCGATGGTCAGATGCCAAGCGACAAGAccattggtggtggtgatgactcATTCAACACCTTCTTCAGTGAGACTGGTGCAGGCAAACACGTCCCCCGTGCTGTCTTTGTCGACTTGGAACCAACAGTTATAG ATGAAGTTCGTACCGGCACCTACCGCCAACTTTTCCATCCCGAACAGCTGATCACTGGCAAAGAAGATGCTGCAAATAACTATGCACGTGGTCACTACACCATTGGTAAAGAACTCATTGACTTGGTATTGGACAGAGTACGAAAACTG GCTGACCAATGTACCGGCCTTCAAGGCTTCTTGCTATTCCACAGTTTTGGTGGTGGTACCGGTTCTGGATTCTCATCTCTGTTGATGGAACGACTCTCTGTTGACTATGGTAAGAAGTCCAAACTTGAGTTCGCTGTCTACCCAGCACCACAAGTCTCCACTGCAGTAGTCGAACCCTACAACTCTATCCTGACTACCCATACCACTTTGGAGCACTCTGACTGTGCTTTCATGGTTGACAATGAAGCCATCTATGATATCTGTCGTCGTAACCTCGACATTGAACGTCCAACCTATACCAACTTGAACCGTCTCATTGGTCAAATCGTCTCCTCCATCACCGCATCTCTGCGTTTCGATGGCGCCCTCAATGTTGACTTGACAGAGTTCCAGACCAACTTGGTGCCCTACCCACGTATTCACTTCCCTCTGGCCACCTATGCTCCAGTCATCTCAGCTGAGAAGGCCTACCACGAACAACTTACAGTTGCTGAAATCACCAATGCTTGCTTTGAGCCAGCCAACCAGATGGTCAAATGTGACCCACGTCACGGCAAGTACATGGCCTGCTGTATGTTGTACCGTGGTGATGTTGTACCAAAAGATGTCAACGCTGCTATTGCCACCATCAAGACCAAACGTACCATCCAGTTCGTTGACTGGTGTCCAACTGGTTTCAAAGTCGGTATCAACTACCAACCACCAACTGTTGTACCAGGTGGTGACTTGGCTAAAGTCCAACGTGCTGTTTGCATGTTGAGCAACACCACTGCTATTGCTGAGGCCTGGGCTCGTTTGGATCACAAATTCGACTTGATGTACGCCAAGCGTGCTTTCGTCCATTGGTATGTCGGTGAAGGGATGGAGGAAGGTGAATTTTCCGAGGCCCGTGAGGATTTGGCAGCTCTAGAGAAAGATTACGAAGAAGTCGGTGTTGACTCTGTGGAAGGTGAAGGTGAAGAGGAAGGAGAAGAGTACTAA